One region of Oxalobacteraceae bacterium OTU3CAMAD1 genomic DNA includes:
- a CDS encoding tryptophan 7-halogenase — protein MANDLIRRIVIVGGGSAGWLTAGLIAAEHRATSPSGLQVTLIESPDVAPIGVGEGTWPSMRDTLRRIGVSESDFFRECDASFKQGSRFNRWCTGADDDYYFHPFVLPQGYGEANMPEHWLAQHPDVPFADLVSYQPHLCARGKAPKQAATPEFAAVANYGYHLDAGKFGLFLRKHCLENLGVRYVPDHVTSIHSAANGDIASLQTQRHGALEGDLFIDCTGMQSLLLGKHYDIEFISQKHVLYNDSALAVQIPYPADNYPISSQTSSTAQSAGWIWDIGLPTRRGVGHVYSGAHIGDDQAEAELRAYIAATCGPADIPSPRKLTFDPGYRAKFWHRNCVAIGLSAGFIEPLEASALALVEMSAAMVSDDMPATRAEMDIVAKRFNEHFTYRWERVIDFLKLHYVLSKRRDSAYWRDNTEAERVPERLGELLTLWRHRAPSRSDFNRIEEVFPSASYQYILYGMGGSTEFTKQHPHEAAMADGYFREAANLTQKMLDALPTNRELIEHIKRHGLRT, from the coding sequence ATGGCCAATGACTTGATCCGCCGGATAGTGATAGTGGGAGGTGGCTCGGCCGGTTGGCTGACCGCCGGCCTGATCGCGGCCGAACACCGCGCGACCTCCCCTTCGGGGCTGCAGGTCACCCTGATCGAATCGCCCGACGTCGCACCGATCGGCGTCGGCGAAGGCACCTGGCCGAGCATGCGCGACACCTTGCGCCGCATCGGCGTGTCCGAATCCGACTTTTTCCGCGAATGCGACGCCTCGTTCAAGCAGGGCTCGCGCTTCAACCGCTGGTGCACCGGCGCCGACGACGACTATTACTTCCACCCGTTCGTGTTGCCGCAAGGCTACGGCGAAGCGAACATGCCGGAACACTGGCTGGCCCAGCATCCCGATGTACCGTTCGCCGACCTGGTCAGCTACCAGCCGCACCTGTGTGCGCGCGGCAAGGCGCCCAAGCAGGCCGCCACGCCGGAATTCGCCGCCGTCGCCAATTACGGCTACCACCTGGACGCCGGCAAGTTCGGCCTGTTCCTGCGCAAGCACTGCCTGGAAAACCTGGGCGTGCGCTACGTGCCGGACCACGTGACCAGCATCCATTCCGCTGCCAACGGCGACATCGCCTCCTTGCAAACGCAGCGCCATGGCGCCCTTGAAGGCGACCTGTTCATCGACTGCACCGGCATGCAATCGCTGCTGCTGGGCAAGCACTACGACATCGAGTTCATCTCGCAAAAGCACGTGCTGTACAACGACTCGGCGCTGGCGGTGCAAATCCCCTACCCCGCCGACAATTATCCGATCTCCTCGCAAACCTCGTCGACCGCGCAAAGCGCCGGCTGGATCTGGGACATCGGCCTGCCGACCCGGCGCGGCGTCGGCCACGTCTACTCGGGCGCGCACATCGGCGACGACCAGGCCGAAGCGGAATTGCGCGCCTATATCGCGGCCACCTGCGGCCCGGCGGACATCCCGTCGCCGCGCAAGCTGACCTTCGACCCCGGCTACCGCGCCAAATTCTGGCATCGCAACTGCGTCGCCATCGGCCTGTCGGCCGGCTTCATCGAACCGCTGGAGGCGTCTGCCCTGGCGCTGGTGGAAATGTCGGCCGCCATGGTCAGCGACGACATGCCGGCCACGCGCGCGGAGATGGACATCGTCGCCAAACGCTTCAACGAACACTTCACCTACCGCTGGGAGCGGGTGATCGATTTCCTCAAGCTGCACTACGTGCTGAGCAAGCGCCGCGACAGCGCCTACTGGCGCGATAACACGGAAGCCGAACGTGTGCCGGAGCGGCTGGGCGAGCTGCTGACCTTGTGGCGCCACCGCGCGCCGTCGCGCAGCGACTTCAACCGCATCGAGGAAGTGTTCCCGTCGGCCAGCTACCAGTACATCTTGTACGGCATGGGTGGCAGCACCGAATTCACCAAGCAACATCCGCACGAAGCGGCGATGGCCGACGGCTATTTCCGCGAAGCGGCCAACCTGACACAGAAGATGCTGGACGCACTTCCCACCAACCGCGAGCTGATAGAGCACATCAAACGCCACGGCCTCCGCACATAA